The genomic region CGCCGCGGGGTTCGCGGAGGCGTTCGCCGGCTGTGCCGCGGTGGTCTTCGCCGCCGGCGGCGGCCCGGACGGCAACATCGAGCGCAAGCGCACGGTGGATCTGGAGGGGTCGCTGAAGTCGATCGACGGCGCTCGCCGGGCCGGGATCGTCCGGTTCGTGCAGGTCTCCGCGATCGGAGTCGACAACCCGCTGCCCGAGGACACCGCGCCGGTCTGGAAGGCGTACGTCGAGGCCAAGCGTGACGCCGACGCGGCGCTGCGCGACAGCGGGCTGGACTGGACGATCCTGCGCCCCGGCATGCTCACCGACGACCCGGCCACCGGTGAGGTCGAGCTGGGCGGCGAGGTCGAGCGTGACGCGGTGACCCGCGCCGACGTGGCGGCGGT from Nocardioides sp. dk884 harbors:
- a CDS encoding NAD(P)H-binding protein, yielding MDRIAIVGGHGQVAQQLIHVLRRSEHTPVALVRREEYREELESQGAEVRLLDIEAQDAAGFAEAFAGCAAVVFAAGGGPDGNIERKRTVDLEGSLKSIDGARRAGIVRFVQVSAIGVDNPLPEDTAPVWKAYVEAKRDADAALRDSGLDWTILRPGMLTDDPATGEVELGGEVERDAVTRADVAAVIAAVLDTPGSIRHQWNLVNGTTPVAEAVAAASS